From Desulfobacterales bacterium, the proteins below share one genomic window:
- a CDS encoding NIL domain-containing protein, with translation MYSKILVLQFPSGEVKKPVVCYLTKYYDLSFNILKATILPRKEGVMVLELSGSKKNFKNGVQYLRNQGVIVKNASQEIARDNAKCIHCGACTAVCPTGALSIKRPEMSVIFDQKKCSVCELCVRACLTRAMKIQPSSEAFFE, from the coding sequence TTGTACTCTAAAATCCTTGTTCTGCAGTTTCCGAGCGGAGAAGTCAAAAAGCCGGTGGTCTGTTACTTAACCAAATATTATGACCTGTCTTTCAATATTCTCAAAGCCACCATTCTGCCCCGCAAGGAAGGGGTGATGGTGCTTGAGCTTTCTGGTTCGAAAAAAAATTTTAAAAACGGGGTTCAGTACCTGAGGAATCAGGGCGTTATTGTTAAAAACGCATCCCAGGAGATCGCCCGGGATAATGCAAAATGCATCCATTGCGGGGCATGTACGGCAGTCTGCCCAACCGGCGCGCTTTCCATCAAACGCCCGGAAATGTCGGTTATTTTTGATCAGAAAAAATGCAGCGTGTGCGAACTTTGCGTTCGGGCCTGTCTGACCCGGGCCATGAAAATCCAGCCCTCCTCAGAAGCCTTTTTTGAATGA